A genomic window from Silene latifolia isolate original U9 population chromosome Y, ASM4854445v1, whole genome shotgun sequence includes:
- the LOC141629156 gene encoding uncharacterized protein LOC141629156 codes for MYSYALRVSIDQAKHYKESNEKCYLIALRIQRMRNDRSWMYIARRLPEFENGVIEFLNVSFSKGVHGSQIRCPCNRCINRYWLRRHEVYDHLKAFGFVENYYVWTFHGESPLSTKSIVETLDEEPNFNDNTNTLLDDRFRSCFEGPTNVRNGPNDEAKKIYKLVEEGQHELFPGCKNFSKLSFVIRLFLYKTVHGISNVTFNDLLQLLRDMVPEAKISVNFNEAKNIVRDLDLDYKKICACPKDCMLFWKEFENAEECVKCHASKWKKCEANSSNKTSNTKNNRQIPAKVLWHFPLEPRLQRVYMSSKLKL; via the exons ATGTATTCTTATGCTTTGCGTGTTTCAATTGATCAGGCTAAGCACTACAAAGAAAGCAACGAGAAATGCTATCTGATTGCTCTCAG AATTCAGAGGATGAGGAATGATAGAAGTTGGATGTATATAGCTAGACGTTTGCCTGAGTTTGAAAATGGAGTCATTGAGTTCCTTAATGTGTCATTTTCTAAGGGTGTTCATGGGAGTCAAATAAGATGTCCATGTAATAGGTGTATTAACCGATATTGGTTACGAAGACATGAGGTGTATGATCATTTAAAAGCATTCGGTTTTGTTGAGAATTATTATGTTTGGACCTTTCATGGAGAGTCTCCTTTATCAACTAAATCCATAGTTGAAACCCTTGATGAAGAACCAAATTTCAATGACAATACCAACACATTGTTAGACGACAGATTTAGAAGTTGTTTTGAAGGTCCCACTAACGTACGAAATGGTCCGAATGATGAAGCTAAAAAAATTTATAAGTTGGTAGAAGAGGGTCAACATGAATTATTCCCGGGCTGTAAGAATTTTTCAAAACTGTCTTTTGTCATTCGACTATTTTTGTACAAGACAGTTCATGGAATTAGTAATGTGACATTCAATGATCTCCTCCAATTGCTAAGAGACATGGTTCCGGAGGCAAAAATTTCGGTCAACTTCAATGAAGCTAAGAATATTGTGAGGGATTTGGATCTTGATTATAAAAAAATATGTGCGTGTCCTAAAGattgtatgctattttggaaagagtTTGAAAATGCTGAAGAGTGTGTTAAATGTCATGCCTCTAAGTGGAAAAAATGCGAAGCGAATTCATCTAATAAGACTTCAAACACTAAGAATAATCGTCAAATACCTGCAAAGGTATTATGGCATTTTCCACTAGAACCTAGGTTGCAAAGAGTATATATGAGTTCGAAACTGAAGCTATGA